A single genomic interval of Malania oleifera isolate guangnan ecotype guangnan chromosome 13, ASM2987363v1, whole genome shotgun sequence harbors:
- the LOC131145510 gene encoding anthocyanidin 5,3-O-glucosyltransferase-like, giving the protein MPKPLQSFDLTRLNNPNLRQTLLDISQTSTPKALVIDFFCKRRALRISPVEVQIPTFFFFTSGAYGLAVFLYLPTIHHRNTPRTFKDLPAGTHLDVPGAPPFLLSDMPQEMLNFEIFYRNFLSTAIQMAKSAGIIVNTFRLLEENAIKTIEEGLCVPGDRTPPIFCMGPLVTTSAAADKKHDCLIWLDSQPERSVVFLCFGSRGQFSEAQLKETAAGLERSGTRFMWVVRNPPAGGETGPNLAGGKASLESLLPVGFLDRTRDRGLVVRDWAPQAAVLSHDSVGGFVTHCGWNSILEAVRGGVPMVAWPLYAEQRLNRTALVAAMGVALPVNVSENGFVSADELAERVSELMDSEKGKAVRERVAAMRDGAMEAMRAGGSSIVDLAKFVDSLRLG; this is encoded by the coding sequence ATGCCCAAACCCCTGCAGTCCTTCGACCTCACGCGCCTCAACAACCCCAACCTCCGCCAGACCCTGCTCGACATTTCCCAAACCTCCACCCCCAAAGCCCTCGTCATCGACTTCTTCTGCAAGCGGCGCGCCCTCCGAATATCGCCTGTCGAAGTTCAAATCcccaccttcttcttcttcacctcCGGCGCATACGGCCTCGCCGTCTTCCTCTACCTTCCCACAATTCACCACCGCAACACCCCCCGGACATTCAAAGATCTCCCCGCCGGCACTCACCTCGATGTCCCTGGCGCTCCGCCGTTTCTGCTCTCCGACATGCCCCAGGAAATGCTAAATTTCGAGATTTTTTATCGGAACTTCTTATCCACGGCGATCCAGATGGCAAAATCGGCAGGAATCATCGTGAACACGTTCAGGTTGTTGGAAGAAAACGCAATCAAAACAATTGAGGAAGGTCTGTGCGTCCCCGGCGATCGAACGCCCCCCATTTTTTGCATGGGGCCACTGGTTACCACTTCCGCCGCTGCCGATAAGAAACATGATTGCTTAATCTGGCTGGATTCGCAACCGGAGCGAAGCGTCGTGTTTCTGTGTTTCGGGAGTAGGGGGCAGTTCTCGGAGGCGCAGCTGAAGGAAACGGCGGCGGGATTGGAGAGAAGCGGCACTCGGTTCATGTGGGTGGTGCGCAATCCACCCGCCGGAGGCGAAACTGGGCCCAATTTAGCGGGGGGCAAGGCGAGCTTGGAGTCCTTGCTGCCGGTAGGATTTTTGGACAGGACGAGGGACAGGGGTCTAGTTGTAAGGGACTGGGCGCCGCAAGCGGCGGTGCTGAGTCATGACTCGGTGGGCGGGTTCGTGACTCACTGCGGATGGAACTCGATTCTGGAAGCGGTGCGTGGCGGGGTGCCTATGGTTGCGTGGCCTCTGTACGCGGAGCAGAGGTTGAACAGGACAGCGTTGGTGGCGGCGATGGGGGTGGCATTGCCGGTGAACGTGTCGGAAAACGGGTTTGTGAGTGCGGATGAGTTGGCAGAACGGGTGAGCGAGTTGATGGACTCAGAGAAGGGCAAAGCGGTCAGGGAACGAGTCGCGGCAATGAGAGATGGTGCAATGGAGGCAATGAGGGCGGGGGGATCGTCTATTGTTGACTTGGCCAAATTTGTCGACTCACTGAGACTAGGGTGA